The Camelina sativa cultivar DH55 chromosome 18, Cs, whole genome shotgun sequence DNA window GATTGGGCCGTTGCTATCAAGTTATCGGTATCTCGGCTTAGGCTATATAGGCACAAGGACTTACGGTGGATCGATATTAAAACCACGCATGGGCATGAGTCTATATGCCCATACTCAAGTCTCATGTACTCTAAGAAAGATCAGAGATTCTACACTCCAAGCCCTGGGTGCAAATACTTGTGCTCATTTGGTCTCAACTTCAAAGAGAAAGATAAGCCCGAGTATGATCACATTTGCAAAAAAGATCTTCCGCAGTATATGTTGTACGAGTTGGAGCAGATGAATTCGTATACAAGGACAAATCATCTAGTGGAGTCACCTGCCGGGGAACAATTCCTCATCTCTTGGTACGTACGTActagatatattttgttattttcttttctaagtaTACATTACATATCTGTTTCGTTGTAATGGCTCTCTCGTATGTTTGAAGGTACTACGGGGACGGCTTTGAGTCAGACACAGTCGTgcaaaaaacaaagaggttCCTGGTGTTTAAAGTGAATCAGAGATCGGATACAGGATGGAAAGATATGTATTACACCGAAGATATTGGAgatctttgtatttttcttggACATGGAGAAGCTTTGTGTGTTCCAGCGAGCTCGTCTCCAGGTCTTAAGCCTAACTGCATCTATTTCGTGGGACATAACTTTGGTGTTTACGATATCACCACCCAAACCTGCACTCTCTTCTACACTGAGGAAGGTCCATTAAGATCCACTGCATTTCCTTACTGGCCTCATCCATTTTCCCTCACTCCTACTTGATATGGTGTTTGGGATTTTTTATTACCGTAAGaatttaatatttacttatgttttatttcaa harbors:
- the LOC104760288 gene encoding uncharacterized protein LOC104760288, which translates into the protein MSQPLSRIMKPLVYTNIFRHNNMVRWCSSAPIYPLMLIDHLLKVGGSSNGNNSISRRSGSEGENEIIIKNKCLAREVREAMSTGFNQSGVYIHMKEKTLLRDMDNVRLNIYYEPSDPKSKSVTVHLPPLPKGSQIQNLAMSSLPDLENDDWAVAIKLSVSRLRLYRHKDLRWIDIKTTHGHESICPYSSLMYSKKDQRFYTPSPGCKYLCSFGLNFKEKDKPEYDHICKKDLPQYMLYELEQMNSYTRTNHLVESPAGEQFLISWYYGDGFESDTVVQKTKRFLVFKVNQRSDTGWKDMYYTEDIGDLCIFLGHGEALCVPASSSPGLKPNCIYFVGHNFGVYDITTQTCTLFYTEEGPLRSTAFPYWPHPFSLTPT